A stretch of Streptococcus chenjunshii DNA encodes these proteins:
- a CDS encoding glutamate-cysteine ligase family protein, producing the protein MSIAVDLLKEKYMLPIKENPELYVGVELEFPIVNLAQQATDTAVAKGLFSYLAKSDLGFETEEQDWEGNPVQLVNNSGDRILFEVSYNILEFAFAKAKTVQAVEAKFSAYLKVIQAYLRERGHELQGLGIHPNWHLNDNSAVRLPRYQMLLAFLDLSKKKRNPFFHSYPQYGSFICGNQVQLDVSRNNYLKVINAFNKIESAKAYLFANSEFSSENWDTKIARDIFWEQSMHGCFQENVGVNSHDFQSEEDFFAHLAQTAIFTAERKGKSLYFEPIRVVDYLDKKAILAYDIKGKEVEIEPEQRDLQLHRSYQYQNLTKRGTVEFRSVCTQKMENTFAPTAFHLGLIANLSKLDQLLADSLFLKKYGSDYRNLRRYFSRKQLAAADHDHISAFSRQLLECAEQGLIKRGYGEEKYLKNHINSLT; encoded by the coding sequence ATGAGCATAGCGGTCGATCTGTTAAAAGAAAAGTATATGCTGCCGATAAAGGAAAATCCGGAACTTTATGTGGGAGTGGAATTAGAGTTTCCTATTGTCAATTTAGCTCAACAAGCTACTGATACGGCTGTTGCTAAAGGCCTTTTTTCTTATTTAGCCAAGAGCGACTTAGGCTTTGAGACTGAAGAACAGGACTGGGAGGGAAATCCTGTTCAGCTGGTAAATAACAGTGGTGATCGCATTTTATTTGAAGTCTCATACAATATTTTAGAATTTGCCTTTGCTAAAGCAAAGACCGTGCAGGCTGTAGAAGCAAAATTTTCTGCCTATCTCAAGGTTATTCAAGCCTATCTGAGGGAGCGGGGACATGAATTACAAGGATTGGGAATTCATCCTAACTGGCATCTGAATGACAACTCTGCTGTGCGTTTGCCGCGCTATCAGATGCTTTTAGCATTTTTAGATCTTTCTAAGAAAAAAAGAAATCCCTTTTTTCATTCTTATCCTCAGTATGGTTCTTTTATCTGCGGAAATCAAGTACAGCTAGATGTCAGTCGGAACAATTATTTAAAAGTCATCAATGCTTTTAACAAAATTGAATCGGCTAAAGCCTATCTTTTTGCAAATTCAGAATTTAGCAGTGAAAACTGGGATACTAAAATTGCCAGAGACATTTTTTGGGAGCAGTCTATGCATGGCTGTTTTCAGGAAAATGTGGGAGTTAACAGCCATGATTTTCAGAGTGAAGAAGATTTCTTTGCTCATTTAGCACAAACAGCAATCTTTACCGCAGAAAGAAAGGGAAAATCTCTGTATTTTGAGCCGATTAGAGTTGTGGATTATTTGGACAAAAAGGCTATACTTGCTTATGACATAAAAGGGAAGGAAGTTGAAATAGAGCCTGAACAAAGGGATTTACAGCTTCATCGAAGTTATCAGTACCAAAATCTGACGAAGCGGGGAACAGTCGAGTTTCGCAGTGTCTGCACTCAAAAGATGGAGAATACATTTGCTCCAACTGCTTTTCACTTGGGATTAATTGCCAATTTAAGTAAATTGGATCAGCTTTTGGCGGACAGTCTTTTTTTAAAAAAATATGGATCGGATTACAGGAATTTACGAAGGTACTTTTCCAGAAAACAGCTGGCTGCTGCTGATCATGATCATATCAGCGCATTCAGCCGGCAATTGCTGGAGTGTGCGGAGCAGGGATTGATTAAAAGAGGTTATGGAGAAGAAAAATATTTAAAAAATCACATAAATAGCTTGACATAA
- a CDS encoding DNA-directed RNA polymerase subunit alpha, which produces MIEFEKPIITKIDENKDYGRFVIEPLERGYGTTLGNSLRRVLLSSLPGAAVTSIKIDGVLHEFDTIPGVREDVMQIILNIKGLAVKSYVNDEKTIELDVEGPAEITAGDILTDSDIEIVNPDHYLFTIAEGYNLKASMTVATNRGYVPAENNKKDDAPVGTLGVDSIYTPVKKVNYQVEPARVGSNDGFDKLTIEIMTNGTIIPEDALGLSARVLMEHLNLFTDLTEVAKTTEVMKEAETVNDEQVLDRTIEELDLSVRSYNCLKRAGINTVFDLTEKTEPEMMKVRNLGRKSLEEVKVKLADLGLGLKNDK; this is translated from the coding sequence ATGATTGAGTTTGAAAAACCAATAATAACAAAAATTGATGAAAATAAAGATTATGGCAGATTTGTTATCGAACCGCTGGAACGCGGCTATGGAACAACTCTAGGTAATTCTCTTCGTCGTGTGCTTCTGTCTTCACTTCCGGGTGCAGCAGTAACATCAATTAAGATTGATGGAGTACTCCACGAATTTGACACAATCCCGGGTGTACGCGAAGATGTTATGCAGATTATCCTTAATATTAAAGGACTGGCAGTAAAATCTTACGTAAATGATGAAAAAACTATTGAACTGGATGTTGAAGGCCCAGCAGAAATTACTGCCGGTGATATTTTGACTGACAGCGATATTGAAATTGTTAATCCTGATCACTATTTATTTACAATCGCAGAAGGCTATAATTTGAAAGCAAGTATGACCGTTGCAACAAATCGTGGCTATGTTCCTGCTGAAAATAATAAAAAAGATGACGCACCTGTGGGAACACTAGGAGTGGATTCCATATACACACCAGTGAAAAAGGTTAATTATCAAGTGGAACCTGCCCGTGTCGGCAGCAATGATGGTTTTGATAAATTAACAATCGAAATCATGACTAATGGAACAATCATTCCGGAGGATGCTCTTGGTCTTTCTGCCCGTGTTCTGATGGAACATTTAAACCTGTTTACTGATTTAACCGAAGTAGCTAAGACAACTGAAGTAATGAAGGAAGCTGAGACAGTTAACGATGAGCAGGTGCTTGACCGTACTATCGAAGAATTAGACTTATCAGTACGTTCATATAACTGTTTGAAGCGAGCAGGGATCAACACTGTTTTTGATTTAACTGAGAAGACAGAACCGGAAATGATGAAAGTCCGCAACCTTGGCCGCAAGAGTCTTGAAGAGGTTAAAGTTAAACTTGCAGACCTTGGTCTCGGCTTGAAAAATGATAAATAA
- the rpmJ gene encoding 50S ribosomal protein L36: MKVRPSVKPICEYCKVIRRNGRVMVICPTNPKHKQRQG, translated from the coding sequence ATGAAGGTAAGACCATCGGTTAAACCAATTTGCGAATACTGCAAGGTTATTCGCCGCAATGGCCGTGTTATGGTAATTTGTCCGACAAATCCAAAACACAAGCAACGTCAAGGATAA
- the rplQ gene encoding 50S ribosomal protein L17, producing the protein MAYRKLGRTSSQRKAMLRDLTTDLIINESIVTTEARAKEIRKTVEKVITLGKRGDLHARRQAAAFVRNEIASESYDDATDKYTSTTALQKLFDEIAPRYAERNGGYTRILKTEPRRGDAASMAIIELV; encoded by the coding sequence ATGGCTTACCGTAAATTAGGACGTACGAGTTCACAGCGTAAAGCAATGCTTCGCGATCTGACTACAGATTTGATTATCAACGAGTCAATTGTTACAACAGAAGCACGTGCCAAAGAAATTCGTAAAACGGTTGAAAAGGTGATTACTTTAGGTAAACGCGGTGATTTACACGCCCGCCGTCAGGCTGCTGCCTTTGTTCGTAATGAAATTGCGTCAGAAAGCTATGACGATGCTACAGATAAGTATACATCAACAACAGCATTACAAAAACTGTTTGATGAAATCGCACCTCGCTATGCTGAACGCAATGGAGGCTATACACGTATTTTAAAAACAGAACCACGCCGTGGTGATGCTGCTTCAATGGCTATCATTGAATTAGTATAA
- the rpsK gene encoding 30S ribosomal protein S11 — protein sequence MAKPTRKRRVKKNIESGVAHIHATFNNTIVMITDVHGNAIAWSSAGALGFKGSRKSTPFAAQMASEAAAKSAQEHGLKTVEVTVKGPGSGRESAIRALAAAGLEVTAIRDVTPVPHNGARPPKRRRV from the coding sequence TTGGCTAAACCAACACGTAAGCGTCGTGTAAAGAAAAACATCGAATCCGGTGTTGCTCATATTCACGCTACATTTAATAACACTATTGTTATGATTACAGATGTGCATGGTAATGCGATTGCATGGTCATCAGCTGGAGCTCTTGGGTTTAAAGGTTCTCGTAAATCAACTCCATTTGCGGCTCAAATGGCTTCTGAGGCTGCTGCAAAATCTGCACAAGAACACGGTCTTAAAACTGTTGAAGTTACTGTCAAAGGCCCTGGTTCAGGCCGTGAGTCAGCTATTCGTGCACTCGCCGCTGCCGGTCTTGAAGTGACTGCAATCCGTGATGTGACTCCTGTGCCGCATAATGGTGCCCGTCCTCCAAAACGTCGTCGTGTATAA
- the infA gene encoding translation initiation factor IF-1: protein MAKEDVIEIEGKVVETMPNAMFTVELENGHQILATVSGKIRKNYIRILVGDRVTVEMSPYDLTRGRITYRFK, encoded by the coding sequence GTGGCAAAAGAAGATGTGATTGAGATTGAAGGTAAGGTTGTTGAAACGATGCCTAATGCAATGTTCACTGTTGAGTTGGAAAATGGACACCAAATTTTAGCAACTGTATCAGGAAAGATCCGGAAGAACTACATTCGTATTTTGGTAGGTGATCGTGTTACCGTTGAAATGAGTCCTTATGACTTAACGCGTGGGCGGATCACATACCGCTTTAAATAA
- the rpsM gene encoding 30S ribosomal protein S13: MARIAGVDIPNDKRVVVSLTYIYGIGLSTAKKILAAADVSEDIRVKDLTTDQEDAIRREVDNVKVEGDLRREVNLNIKRLMEIGSYRGIRHRRGLPVRGQNTKNNARTRKGRAVAIAGKKK, from the coding sequence ATGGCTCGTATTGCTGGAGTAGATATCCCAAATGATAAACGTGTAGTGGTTTCATTAACCTATATTTATGGAATCGGTTTGTCAACAGCGAAAAAGATTTTAGCGGCTGCTGATGTGTCAGAAGATATCCGTGTTAAAGATTTAACAACAGATCAAGAAGATGCTATTCGCCGTGAAGTTGACAATGTCAAGGTTGAAGGAGATCTTCGCCGTGAAGTTAACTTAAACATCAAACGTTTGATGGAAATTGGTTCATATCGGGGAATCCGTCATCGTCGCGGTCTGCCTGTTCGCGGACAAAACACCAAAAATAACGCTCGCACCCGTAAAGGCAGAGCAGTTGCAATTGCTGGTAAGAAGAAATAA